One genomic region from Marinobacter szutsaonensis encodes:
- a CDS encoding response regulator has translation MIKIQLVDDERNILSALRRLLKPEGWEVHTYDNVEEALGSLLEHEYAVIISDYRMPTADGVTYLQFAKQRQPDAIRLVLSAYGDRDSMIKAINQAEVHRYLSKPWEDHEVVSAIRSAIDLYQLKKENQRLRQENDRQKDMLRAREEELLRLEAENPGITRVQRDADGSVLIGDDD, from the coding sequence ATGATCAAGATTCAGCTGGTGGACGACGAACGCAATATTCTCAGTGCACTGCGCCGGCTGCTCAAACCCGAAGGTTGGGAGGTGCATACCTACGACAATGTCGAGGAAGCGCTCGGCAGTCTCCTGGAACACGAGTACGCGGTCATTATCTCGGATTACCGGATGCCCACCGCCGACGGCGTCACCTATCTGCAGTTCGCCAAACAGCGCCAGCCCGATGCCATCCGTCTGGTACTCAGTGCCTACGGTGATCGGGACTCCATGATCAAGGCCATCAACCAGGCAGAAGTGCATCGGTACCTGTCCAAACCCTGGGAAGACCATGAGGTGGTGAGTGCCATCCGCTCGGCCATCGACCTGTACCAGCTGAAAAAGGAAAACCAGCGCCTGCGCCAGGAAAACGACCGCCAGAAAGACATGCTCCGGGCCCGTGAGGAAGAATTGTTGCGGCTCGAGGCCGAAAACCCGGGCATCACCCGGGTCCAGCGGGATGCCGATGGCTCGGTGCTGATTGGCGACGATGACTGA
- a CDS encoding GTPase domain-containing protein — translation MPDFSPEDNKLALKVVFYGPALSGKTTNLMQLHSLLNPERKGELMVLETRDDRTLFFDMLPIGLRSRSGLDLRLKLYTVPGQVQHDSTRKAVLSRADGVVFVADSQVAQQDNNAIAFGNLEDNLDKVGLDIDTLPMVVQFNKRDLPAVVDEAELQARWAGTPWAPLAMASALQGTGVIETFQALLGRLYTGIDAEFDLAGKHGIDRATFIGRLSASHGVDDA, via the coding sequence ATGCCTGATTTCAGCCCGGAAGACAACAAACTCGCCCTGAAGGTGGTGTTCTACGGCCCGGCCCTGAGCGGCAAGACCACCAACCTGATGCAGCTGCATTCCCTGCTCAATCCGGAGCGCAAGGGCGAGCTGATGGTGCTAGAGACCCGGGACGACCGCACCCTGTTTTTCGACATGCTGCCCATCGGTCTGCGCAGCCGCTCCGGGCTGGACCTGAGGCTGAAGCTCTATACCGTGCCCGGACAGGTCCAGCACGACAGTACCCGCAAGGCGGTACTGTCCCGGGCCGACGGCGTGGTATTCGTGGCCGACTCCCAGGTCGCCCAGCAGGACAACAACGCCATCGCCTTCGGCAACCTGGAAGATAACCTGGACAAGGTAGGCCTGGATATCGACACCCTGCCCATGGTGGTGCAATTCAACAAGCGAGATCTGCCCGCGGTGGTGGACGAGGCCGAACTCCAGGCACGCTGGGCCGGCACGCCCTGGGCGCCACTGGCCATGGCCTCGGCGCTGCAGGGCACGGGGGTCATCGAAACCTTTCAGGCTTTGCTCGGCCGTCTTTATACGGGCATCGATGCCGAGTTCGACCTTGCCGGCAAGCACGGCATTGACCGGGCCACTTTCATCGGCCGACTGAGCGCCAGTCACGGGGTGGATGATGCGTAA
- a CDS encoding ATP-binding protein, with protein sequence MPNAPTPPSEQDLLNARLEQANQQLLQSEKLAAIGQLAAGVAHEINNPVGYVYSNLQTLDTYLNDLFRLTEAVDSARSLDDLRLIKQNIDYDYLRNDLRDLLAESREGIERVKTIIAAMKDFSHIEEEEFKPADIHRGIETTLNVVNNELKYKAEVVREFGELPEVECIISQINQVVMNLLVNAAHAIESFGRITIRTRQQGDTVIIEVQDTGKGISPEHRHRIFEPFFTTKPVGKGTGLGLSLSFNIIEKHQGSLDVDSTPGEGTCFRLTLPITQPDLNE encoded by the coding sequence ATGCCCAACGCCCCAACACCCCCGTCAGAACAGGATTTGCTCAACGCCCGCCTGGAGCAGGCCAATCAACAATTGCTCCAGTCGGAAAAACTGGCGGCCATTGGCCAGCTTGCCGCCGGCGTCGCCCACGAGATCAACAATCCCGTGGGCTACGTCTATTCCAACCTGCAAACCCTGGACACCTATCTCAACGACCTGTTCCGGCTGACCGAGGCAGTAGACAGCGCCAGGTCACTGGACGACCTCCGGTTGATCAAGCAGAACATTGACTACGACTATCTGCGGAACGACCTGCGGGATCTGCTGGCGGAGTCCCGGGAAGGCATCGAGCGGGTCAAGACCATCATCGCGGCCATGAAGGACTTCTCCCACATCGAGGAGGAAGAATTCAAGCCGGCGGATATCCATCGGGGCATCGAGACCACCCTGAACGTGGTCAACAACGAACTGAAGTACAAGGCCGAGGTGGTGCGGGAGTTCGGAGAGCTGCCGGAGGTGGAATGCATCATCTCCCAGATCAACCAGGTGGTGATGAACCTGCTGGTCAACGCCGCCCATGCCATTGAAAGTTTTGGCCGAATCACCATTCGCACCCGCCAGCAGGGTGACACTGTCATCATCGAAGTGCAGGACACCGGCAAAGGCATCTCGCCGGAGCATCGGCACCGGATCTTCGAACCTTTCTTTACCACCAAGCCGGTCGGCAAGGGCACGGGTCTGGGCCTCTCCCTGTCCTTCAACATCATCGAAAAGCATCAGGGCAGCCTCGACGTGGACAGCACTCCCGGTGAAGGCACCTGCTTCCGCCTGACCCTGCCCATCACTCAACCCGACCTCAACGAATAA
- a CDS encoding GGDEF domain-containing protein gives MFQRLRSDFRLSIITLLGLSGFLGITPFAVLRFHQGDVVTGVVDVLILCGVCGGVVYAWVTGDTRRSGLVMAIVASFGAVVVAGLVGDPGLFWLYPCLITSFFLTPPRVAIAINVSAVVLMVALGEAFSGLEQMGSFVSTALVVSACAFVFASRNEDQRRRLEHLATIDPLTGVKNRRAMDEELAIAQAHASRTGIACALILLDIDHFKQINDEYGHSVGDEVLVDLVNVLRKNTRKSDQLFRYGGEEFVLLVPAIDGVGLKTMIGNLQQLLRNHVKHPGGSITASFGVAELDWGERVDSWLARADDALYQAKETGRDRAVFAEPRIRAVPQSA, from the coding sequence ATGTTCCAACGCCTTAGATCGGATTTTCGCCTGTCCATCATTACCCTGCTGGGGCTGAGCGGCTTTCTGGGTATTACGCCGTTTGCCGTGTTGCGCTTTCACCAGGGCGATGTCGTGACGGGTGTGGTCGACGTCCTGATTCTTTGCGGTGTCTGCGGTGGCGTGGTCTATGCGTGGGTAACCGGCGATACCCGGCGCAGCGGCCTGGTCATGGCCATCGTGGCCTCGTTCGGGGCCGTGGTGGTGGCGGGGCTTGTGGGTGACCCCGGGCTGTTCTGGCTCTACCCCTGCCTGATTACCAGTTTCTTCCTGACACCGCCCCGGGTCGCCATCGCCATCAATGTCTCGGCGGTGGTTCTGATGGTTGCCCTGGGGGAGGCCTTCTCCGGCCTTGAACAGATGGGCTCGTTCGTCTCCACTGCCCTGGTGGTCAGTGCCTGCGCCTTCGTTTTCGCCAGCCGCAATGAGGATCAGCGCCGGCGTCTGGAACACCTGGCCACCATCGATCCGCTGACCGGGGTGAAGAACCGCCGGGCCATGGACGAGGAGCTGGCCATTGCCCAGGCCCATGCCAGCCGGACCGGAATTGCCTGTGCCCTGATCCTGCTGGATATCGATCATTTCAAACAGATCAATGACGAGTATGGTCACAGTGTCGGGGATGAGGTTCTTGTCGATCTGGTCAACGTGCTTCGTAAAAACACCCGGAAATCCGACCAGCTGTTCCGTTACGGTGGTGAAGAATTCGTTCTGCTGGTCCCGGCCATCGACGGGGTCGGGCTCAAAACGATGATCGGCAACCTCCAGCAACTGCTCCGGAACCATGTGAAGCATCCGGGTGGTTCAATCACGGCGTCCTTCGGTGTCGCCGAGCTCGATTGGGGCGAGCGCGTGGATAGCTGGCTTGCCCGGGCCGACGACGCCCTGTACCAGGCCAAAGAAACCGGCCGGGACCGGGCGGTGTTTGCGGAGCCCCGGATTCGCGCGGTACCTCAGTCAGCCTGA
- a CDS encoding ATPase, T2SS/T4P/T4SS family, with translation MANRYASLFYGNDTDKQPAPEPTKRAAPYRLLLVDDEPNILASLRRVFQRENYELLFARSGAEALKILEKQPVELIMTDFMMPGMNGSELLREVRERWPQTIRIMLTGHANTDAVMGSIKDGAVYRFILKPWNDDDIRLTIALALEQYELMQRNRSLEQQTQKQDRDLETISKLTATNRSQLAILLHKKGWLNPQQIQQLHREMQSQKTPVVRQLLKHDWVDFTKVFELLRDEMLFEEVDLREFQPDPSLLSLIPQKICTRQLVLPLRVSGQRLRLAMVDPMDINLIDELGFMTGYTIHPLLCETSQMQNKLAEIFGDTNDLDDITTKVGSDDPYEGIEIVLDEDADQESLEQLLGSSEEPPAIRLVNAIILEALRLGASDIHVHPRTKSLVVRYRIDGVLQDKIHIPTNLLMSVVSRIKVMAELDITERRRPQDGRITVKTPMRIVDLRISTLPTINGEKVVMRVLERQSSAQSLEDLGLSQHNLARLKHVIAKPQGIILATGPTGSGKTTTLYALLQHNASPERNYVTIEDPVEFHVDMAGQVPVKDRIGLDFASVLRAILRQDPDVILLGEIRDEETADVAFHAAMTGHLVYSTLHTSSAAATVARLLDLGLKPFVLASALEAIIAQRLVRRICTHCREETERPTEVLEQLGPQFLSEDLRFYRGRGCEKCHKGYKGRVAIHEVLTMNEELRIAITEGASAMQIETLAREKGMMVLLDDALEKLRDGLTTADEILRLLGPQVLHG, from the coding sequence ATGGCAAATCGCTACGCATCCCTGTTTTACGGAAACGACACCGACAAGCAACCGGCCCCGGAGCCAACCAAGCGCGCCGCGCCCTATCGGCTGCTGCTGGTGGACGACGAGCCTAACATTCTGGCGTCCCTGCGCCGGGTGTTCCAGCGGGAAAACTACGAACTGCTGTTTGCGCGCAGCGGTGCCGAGGCCCTGAAAATCCTGGAAAAGCAGCCGGTCGAGCTGATCATGACCGACTTCATGATGCCGGGGATGAATGGCAGCGAACTGCTCCGGGAGGTCCGGGAGCGCTGGCCCCAGACCATCCGTATCATGCTCACCGGCCACGCCAACACCGACGCGGTGATGGGCTCGATCAAAGACGGCGCCGTCTACCGCTTCATCCTCAAGCCCTGGAACGACGACGACATCCGCCTGACCATCGCCCTGGCGCTGGAGCAGTACGAGCTGATGCAACGTAACCGGTCTCTGGAGCAACAGACCCAGAAGCAGGACCGGGACCTGGAGACCATCAGCAAGCTGACCGCCACCAACCGCAGTCAGCTGGCCATCCTGCTGCACAAGAAAGGCTGGCTCAATCCCCAACAGATCCAGCAACTGCACCGGGAAATGCAGAGCCAGAAGACACCGGTGGTGCGACAGCTACTCAAGCATGACTGGGTGGACTTCACCAAGGTCTTCGAACTGCTGCGGGACGAGATGCTGTTCGAAGAGGTGGACCTGAGGGAGTTCCAGCCGGACCCCAGCCTGCTGTCCCTGATCCCCCAGAAGATCTGTACCCGCCAGCTGGTGCTGCCGCTGCGGGTCAGTGGCCAGCGCCTGCGCCTGGCCATGGTGGACCCCATGGACATCAACCTGATCGACGAGCTCGGGTTCATGACCGGCTACACCATCCACCCGCTGCTGTGCGAAACCTCGCAGATGCAGAACAAGCTGGCGGAGATCTTTGGCGACACCAACGATCTGGACGATATCACCACCAAGGTGGGCTCCGACGATCCTTATGAAGGCATCGAGATCGTCCTGGACGAGGACGCCGACCAGGAATCCCTGGAACAATTACTGGGCAGCTCCGAAGAGCCACCGGCGATCCGCCTGGTGAATGCCATCATCCTCGAGGCCCTGCGCCTGGGTGCCAGCGACATCCACGTTCATCCCCGCACCAAGTCGCTGGTGGTGCGCTACCGCATTGACGGGGTACTTCAGGACAAGATCCACATCCCGACCAACCTGCTGATGTCGGTAGTCTCGCGAATCAAGGTCATGGCCGAACTGGACATCACCGAGCGGCGGCGGCCCCAGGATGGCCGGATTACCGTCAAGACCCCGATGCGGATCGTCGACCTGCGGATTTCCACCCTGCCCACCATTAACGGGGAGAAGGTGGTCATGCGGGTTCTGGAGCGCCAGTCCTCCGCGCAGTCTCTGGAGGATCTCGGGCTGTCACAACACAACCTGGCCCGGCTCAAGCATGTCATCGCCAAGCCCCAGGGCATCATCCTGGCCACCGGCCCCACCGGCAGCGGCAAGACCACCACCCTGTATGCGCTGCTGCAGCACAATGCCTCGCCGGAGCGCAATTACGTCACCATTGAGGACCCGGTGGAGTTCCACGTCGACATGGCCGGCCAGGTGCCGGTCAAGGACCGGATCGGACTGGATTTCGCCAGCGTGCTAAGGGCGATCCTGCGCCAGGATCCGGATGTGATCCTGCTGGGCGAGATCCGGGACGAGGAAACCGCCGATGTGGCGTTCCACGCGGCGATGACCGGCCACCTGGTCTATTCTACCCTGCATACCAGTTCCGCCGCGGCCACCGTGGCACGGCTGCTGGATCTGGGCCTGAAGCCTTTCGTGCTGGCCTCGGCGCTGGAAGCCATCATCGCCCAGCGCCTGGTGCGGCGGATCTGCACCCACTGCCGGGAAGAGACCGAACGGCCGACAGAGGTTCTGGAACAGCTGGGGCCACAGTTCCTGAGTGAGGATCTGCGTTTCTATCGCGGCCGGGGCTGCGAGAAATGTCACAAGGGTTACAAGGGCCGGGTCGCCATTCACGAAGTGCTGACCATGAACGAGGAACTCCGGATTGCCATTACCGAAGGGGCCAGTGCCATGCAGATTGAGACCCTCGCACGGGAGAAGGGCATGATGGTGCTGCTGGACGATGCCCTGGAAAAACTGCGGGACGGTCTGACCACCGCCGACGAAATCCTGCGACTGCTGGGCCCCCAGGTACTCCATGGTTAA
- a CDS encoding ATP-binding protein yields the protein MRNFEDDPTLSDLLNPDQLQRLSNGLSALCRKPVEISENRAPDAVPVEFNLETVGWLSGGASAGEREAAAELVSFLMLFVAKYRLAANIHHDTTEASYAELQRQNEALRASEAKYRELSDQLQQKVDEQVAVIRQTQQELYESARLRSVGHLAAGVAHEINNPVGFISSNLRMAREYVQNLEPLLPETPENRELLEDFQDLLSESIEGTDRIASIVADLKTFSSIDQADNALCDLNSLLRSACHLVQTEHDHRLNITENLAELPRIPGHPSRLSQTLFNLLDNAARAIGDDGRILVRTLADNTGIQVIIQDTGCGIPETVRSQVFDAFFTTRPVGSGTGLGLTVARDTVRAHGGQLTLDSQEGAGTRVVLSLPVQQGS from the coding sequence ATGCGTAACTTCGAGGACGATCCGACACTGTCCGACCTGCTGAACCCGGACCAGCTCCAGAGACTGAGCAACGGGCTGAGCGCCCTGTGCCGGAAGCCGGTTGAGATCAGCGAAAACCGTGCCCCGGACGCCGTTCCGGTGGAATTCAACCTGGAAACCGTCGGCTGGCTGAGCGGTGGCGCCTCGGCCGGGGAGCGCGAGGCCGCGGCCGAACTGGTGTCCTTCCTGATGCTGTTCGTGGCCAAGTATCGCCTGGCCGCCAATATCCACCATGACACCACCGAAGCCAGCTATGCGGAGCTTCAGCGCCAGAACGAAGCCCTCAGGGCATCCGAGGCCAAATACCGGGAACTGTCCGATCAGCTGCAGCAGAAAGTGGATGAACAGGTCGCCGTGATCCGCCAGACCCAGCAGGAACTCTACGAGAGTGCCCGGTTGCGTTCCGTTGGCCATCTGGCCGCCGGTGTCGCCCATGAGATCAACAATCCCGTCGGGTTCATCAGCAGCAACCTGCGGATGGCCCGGGAGTATGTCCAGAACCTGGAACCCCTGCTGCCGGAAACCCCCGAGAACCGGGAGCTGCTGGAGGACTTCCAGGATCTGCTCAGCGAGTCGATCGAGGGAACCGACCGCATTGCCAGCATCGTCGCTGACCTGAAGACCTTCTCCAGCATCGACCAGGCCGACAACGCCCTGTGCGACCTGAACAGCCTGCTGCGCAGCGCCTGCCACCTGGTACAGACTGAACATGACCACCGCCTGAACATCACCGAGAACCTGGCAGAGCTGCCCAGGATTCCGGGCCACCCCTCCAGGCTGTCACAGACCCTTTTCAATTTGCTGGACAACGCGGCCCGGGCAATCGGGGACGATGGCCGCATCCTGGTCAGGACCCTGGCGGACAATACCGGCATTCAGGTGATTATCCAGGACACCGGCTGTGGCATCCCGGAGACGGTTCGCAGCCAGGTCTTCGATGCCTTTTTCACCACCCGACCGGTGGGTTCCGGCACCGGGCTGGGACTCACGGTAGCCCGGGATACGGTCCGCGCCCATGGTGGCCAACTGACACTCGACAGCCAGGAGGGCGCGGGTACCCGCGTCGTCCTCTCGCTGCCAGTCCAACAAGGTTCCTGA
- a CDS encoding MATE family efflux transporter, whose amino-acid sequence MDETHQPLPEARQPLLSRVFAEWRTLAILGGPILIAQVAQMANGVIDTVMAGHASAEDLAAVGIGSSLWMPLFLFFMGALSALQPIISGYNGAGSREKIMPATWQGLYLAAAGSVVMILLLINVKPVLTLLELDANTTRITQGYLDAFAWGVPAMLLMAALRGLTDGLGHTRVIMAFSVLSTLINLPLNYIFIYGKLGLPAMGGIGCGWATSLSNGFAAVAMLVYLNRSRVYRSFHLIADWAAPDRAGLGYILRIGVPIGFTIFVEASMFAVIALFLAPLGPVVVAGHQIALNVVSLLFMLPLSLGMALTLRVSFLIGARAPDSARLISRSSLVLAAAIALVFATLLYTFSPEIAALYSGEADVRAVTVALLGFAALFQVADVVQVTCISALRGYKDTRIPMFIMLFSFWGIGLPLGYTLTFTDWIVPAMGAAGFWVGLTCGLMSASLLLGWRLFRFTPDQAD is encoded by the coding sequence ATGGACGAAACCCACCAGCCATTACCCGAAGCCCGGCAACCACTACTGAGCCGGGTATTTGCCGAATGGCGCACCCTCGCCATTCTTGGCGGACCGATCCTCATCGCCCAGGTTGCGCAGATGGCGAACGGGGTGATCGATACGGTCATGGCCGGTCACGCCAGCGCCGAGGACCTGGCTGCCGTAGGTATCGGCAGTAGCCTCTGGATGCCACTGTTCCTGTTTTTCATGGGCGCCCTGAGCGCCCTGCAACCCATCATCTCCGGCTACAACGGCGCCGGTAGCCGAGAAAAGATCATGCCGGCCACCTGGCAAGGCCTCTACCTGGCCGCCGCCGGCTCGGTGGTCATGATCCTGCTGCTGATCAATGTGAAGCCAGTCCTCACACTGCTGGAACTGGATGCCAACACCACCCGCATCACCCAGGGTTACCTGGATGCCTTTGCCTGGGGCGTTCCGGCCATGCTGCTGATGGCGGCCTTACGGGGACTGACGGACGGCCTGGGACACACCCGGGTGATCATGGCATTCTCGGTGCTCAGCACCCTGATCAATCTACCCCTGAACTACATCTTCATCTATGGCAAGCTCGGGCTTCCGGCCATGGGAGGCATCGGCTGTGGCTGGGCCACATCGTTGTCCAACGGCTTTGCCGCAGTGGCGATGCTGGTTTACCTGAACCGGAGCCGGGTGTACCGGAGCTTCCACCTGATTGCCGACTGGGCCGCCCCGGACCGGGCGGGTCTGGGTTATATCCTGCGTATCGGCGTGCCAATCGGCTTCACCATTTTCGTCGAAGCGAGCATGTTCGCGGTGATTGCGCTGTTCCTGGCACCCCTCGGCCCGGTGGTGGTCGCAGGCCACCAGATTGCCCTGAACGTGGTGTCGCTGCTATTCATGCTGCCATTGAGCCTGGGTATGGCCCTGACCCTGCGGGTGAGCTTTCTGATCGGCGCCCGGGCGCCGGACAGCGCCCGCCTGATTTCCCGCAGTTCACTGGTACTGGCGGCGGCCATTGCACTGGTTTTTGCCACCCTGCTCTACACCTTTTCCCCGGAAATTGCCGCACTGTATTCCGGCGAGGCCGATGTCCGGGCCGTCACCGTGGCCCTGCTGGGCTTCGCCGCCCTGTTCCAGGTAGCCGATGTGGTGCAGGTAACCTGCATCAGCGCCCTGCGGGGGTACAAGGACACCCGGATTCCCATGTTCATCATGCTGTTTTCATTCTGGGGGATCGGCCTGCCGCTGGGTTACACCCTGACGTTCACCGACTGGATCGTGCCCGCCATGGGGGCAGCGGGGTTCTGGGTAGGACTGACCTGTGGCCTTATGTCCGCCAGCCTGCTGCTGGGCTGGCGCCTGTTCCGCTTTACGCCGGATCAGGCTGACTGA
- a CDS encoding carboxylate/amino acid/amine transporter, giving the protein MGLLVFVTVLWAFSFSLIGEFLAGQVDSDFAVLTRVLIASLIFLPFTRWRGVPSGLKLGILVTGMLQFGVTYLCLYRSFSYLTVPEVLLFTIFTPLYVTLLDDALFRRFSPVALLAAAIATVGAGIIRYDGLSQDFVTGFLLLQVANFTFAAGQVGYKHIMQRYPLDLGSFRTFGYFFFGALIIALPSFLIFGNPERLPSTGLQWGVLAWLGFAASGLGLFLWNRGACKVDAGTLAIMNNALVPAGLLVNLLIWNRDADLLRLAIGGAVIVFSLWVNARFHPRARLTATA; this is encoded by the coding sequence ATGGGTTTGCTGGTTTTTGTAACGGTTCTCTGGGCGTTTTCCTTCAGCCTGATTGGAGAATTCCTTGCCGGGCAAGTGGACAGTGATTTTGCAGTGCTGACCCGGGTGCTGATCGCGTCACTGATCTTTCTGCCCTTTACCCGCTGGCGCGGTGTGCCCTCCGGACTCAAGCTGGGCATTCTGGTGACCGGTATGCTGCAGTTCGGGGTGACCTATCTGTGTCTCTACCGCTCGTTCAGCTACCTCACGGTTCCGGAAGTCCTGCTGTTCACCATTTTCACGCCCCTGTACGTGACCCTGCTCGATGATGCGCTGTTCCGACGTTTCTCGCCGGTGGCGCTGCTGGCGGCCGCGATCGCCACTGTTGGGGCAGGGATCATCCGCTACGACGGCCTCAGTCAGGACTTCGTGACCGGCTTCCTGCTGCTGCAGGTGGCCAACTTCACTTTTGCCGCTGGCCAGGTGGGCTACAAACACATCATGCAGCGGTATCCGCTGGATCTGGGCTCGTTCCGGACCTTCGGCTATTTCTTCTTCGGTGCACTGATCATTGCCCTGCCGTCGTTCCTGATCTTCGGCAATCCCGAGCGGTTGCCGTCCACCGGCCTGCAGTGGGGCGTGCTGGCCTGGCTCGGCTTTGCCGCCTCCGGCCTCGGGTTGTTCCTGTGGAACCGGGGTGCCTGCAAGGTGGATGCGGGGACTCTGGCGATCATGAACAATGCCCTGGTGCCGGCGGGCCTGCTGGTCAACCTGTTGATCTGGAACCGGGATGCCGATCTGCTCCGGCTGGCCATTGGTGGTGCGGTCATCGTGTTTTCCCTGTGGGTGAATGCCCGCTTCCACCCCCGGGCCCGTCTGACGGCTACCGCCTGA